The sequence GATGCAATTGAGGATTACATCAACGACGAGAATCTTATTCGCTTCATTGACGCGTTTGTTGATACCCTCGATCTCGCAACGCTTGGATTTCAGAAAGTGCAACTCGCTGACACTGGCACTCCTCCCTATTGGCCAGGCGACTTATTGAAACTGTATCTTTACGGCTATCTGAATCGCGTTCGCTCCAGCAGACGGCTCGAACGAGAAACCCACCGCAACGTCGAAGTGATGTGGTTACTCAAAAAGCTTACCCCGGACCATAAGACCATCAGTGACTTTCGTAAAGACAACCCGACGGCCATACGCGGTGTGTGCCGCCAGTTTGTTGTTTTGTGCCAAACGATGGACCTCTTCGGCGGTGATCTTGTTGCCGTTGATGGAAGCAAGTTCCGCGCTTCAAACTCCAAGAAACGAAACTTTACTACGAAGAAACTGAAAGAACGCCTCCAACAGATCGATGCCAGCATTGGTGAGTATTTGAAAACCTTGGAAACCAATGACCAGCAAGAAGCTCCCCTTCCTCTCCACGATGCTCAGGCGTTGCAGCAGAAGATCGCCACTCTCAACGAACGACGCCAGCACTATGAAACACTGCTTCAACAATTGGAGGATAGCGGCGAAACGCAAGTCTCTCTCAGCGACCCTGATGCCCGTCAGATGGTCGGTGGTGGCAAAGCAGAGATCTCTTACAATGTCCAAACTGTCGTAGATCAGAAACACAAATTGATTGTTGAACACGACGTCACCAACGACATCAATGACCGCTATCAGTTAGCCCCTATGGCGCAGCGAGCTAAAGAAACGTTGGGGACCGAGACCCTAGAAGTGCTGGCTGATAAAGGGTATGCCACACCCACTGAGATCAAGAAATGCGAAGATCAAGGGATCGTTCCCTATGTTCCCATCCCCGAGACGACAGAGAAAAGGAAAACGAACATCCCCACGCCCGACTATTATCATTCACAGTTTCACTATGACAAAGAACGTGATGTCTACCTCTGCCCCCAGCATCAGGAATTGACCTTGCTGCACAAAACATGGCATCGAGAGCATTGGACCACTGTCTACGGAACGCCCGCGTGTCGTGAGTGTCCGGTCAAGAATCAGTGTACTATCAACAAACGAGGACGACGGATCTACCGCTCAGAGCATGAAGAAGTGATGGAACGTTTGCGCGAGAGAATCTCGCAGAACCCAGAAAAACTGGCCAAGCGAAAGTGTTTGAGTGAACACCCCTTTGGCACCCTGAAGCACGGGTGGAATCAAGGTTACTTTCTGCTACGCGGACTTCCCAAGGTGCGTACAGAAGCAAGCTTGAGTGTGCTTGCCTACAATATACGACGGGCCATAACCGTCCTCGGTGTTCCTGCATTGGTACAGCACCTCTTCTTCTCAGGGTAAGCAGCGCTGGGCCTTCCAAACAATTACATCGGTGACACCAGAACAAAGTTCAATAATCAACAGAAGCACAAATAATCTTCTCTTGAAATCTTAACTAAGAACACTTCAAAGTTCAAAAACTGAACCGAACGTTGGTTCGAGCAATGGCATCGTTTCCCTAAAAAGCACAAACCAACTTCTTACACAGTCTGACGGGCAAAGAAAGTGACAACAGGTTTCTGAGCATACTGCTTGGTGAAGTGTCGAGCTAATGTCAATAGTTGTGTAAACTTTTTTTTAGGCGGCCTTCCGTAATAGAGTGCGTTGAGCGTGTTTGATGGTGTCAATGGTTTCAGGCACCAGCTTGTATCCATGGATTTTGTGTAACCGTTGTTCCTGTGTTGTCAACAGCTTGAAGACCAGGAAGAGTGCCGACTTCCTGCTGGGGATCCTCCTGGCAGCATCGGTACGAAGCTTGACGGCATTAAACATCGATTCGACCACGTTGGTGGACTTGATACTGCGCCAGTGACTTTTCGGGAAGTCAAAATACGTGAACAGCTGATCGCCAGCTTCGTTGAGAGACCTGACGGCCTCCGGGTAAGGCTTCTCGTAGCGAGCGATGAATGCTCGTTTGAGTGTCAACGCCTGCTCCCGGGATTTGGCGTTGTACATCTCTTGGAGAGCCTGAAGAACCTCATCGTGAAGCTTGGCAGGGACCTTGTCCAGGACATTGCGCATCTTGTGCAGAAAGCATCGTTGCTGTCGGCTCAAGGGGAAGACGTCGCGCATGGCTTTGCGCAAGCCCTCCAGTCCGTCGGCAATCATCAACCCGACCCAGCGTACACCTCGTTTGCGTATATCGCGGAGGACATCGCGCCATGACTGGTAGCTCTCACGGAAGCCTTCCTCAATGGCCAGCAGTTCCTTTTCTCCTTTGCGATTCAGGCCAACAACAACCAGCACGGCCAAGCTTTCAGCTCGTGGACCAGCTTTCGGATAGACCCCGTCGGCCCAGACGTAGAGGTACTCTGCCTGCAGACGGCGCTCCTTCCACTGCCGGTACTCATCCTCCCACTGCCGCTTCAATCGTACGATGGTCGATCCAGACAGTGGTGCGTTCTCTCCCAAGAGCACATGCAAAGCGTCCTGAAAATCTCCCGTGGCAAGCCCATGCAGATACAATTGGGGAAGAACCTCACCAATCTCCCGTGTATGCCGTTGATACCGCCCGACAATCTGCGACTCAAATGGCTCGCGCAGACGCCGTAAGCGCACCGGGAATGTCCCCATGCCAGATGTCAATGAACGTTCCTTGTGATATCCGTTCCGATACTGCTTGTTGTTCTGGTCTGCGTGATGCTCGTAGCGTTTGCGGCCAAGAACATCGTCTATCTCTGCATCGACAAGCTGGGGAATCCACTCACTCAAATGATCAAGGATCAAATCCCGTAAGGTCAGTTGAACCGGACCTTGGTCTAGACTTGCTTGTTCAGTCTGTTTCGTATATCTTTCCATTGGCGTATCCTCCTTAGGTTTTGTTGAGTTTGTGAAAACCACTCTAAGGTACGGATGCGCCGCTTTGTTTTCTACCCTT comes from Candidatus Eisenbacteria bacterium and encodes:
- a CDS encoding IS1182 family transposase, whose translation is MDHITGTPREQITLFPDAIEDYINDENLIRFIDAFVDTLDLATLGFQKVQLADTGTPPYWPGDLLKLYLYGYLNRVRSSRRLERETHRNVEVMWLLKKLTPDHKTISDFRKDNPTAIRGVCRQFVVLCQTMDLFGGDLVAVDGSKFRASNSKKRNFTTKKLKERLQQIDASIGEYLKTLETNDQQEAPLPLHDAQALQQKIATLNERRQHYETLLQQLEDSGETQVSLSDPDARQMVGGGKAEISYNVQTVVDQKHKLIVEHDVTNDINDRYQLAPMAQRAKETLGTETLEVLADKGYATPTEIKKCEDQGIVPYVPIPETTEKRKTNIPTPDYYHSQFHYDKERDVYLCPQHQELTLLHKTWHREHWTTVYGTPACRECPVKNQCTINKRGRRIYRSEHEEVMERLRERISQNPEKLAKRKCLSEHPFGTLKHGWNQGYFLLRGLPKVRTEASLSVLAYNIRRAITVLGVPALVQHLFFSG
- a CDS encoding IS256 family transposase; this translates as MERYTKQTEQASLDQGPVQLTLRDLILDHLSEWIPQLVDAEIDDVLGRKRYEHHADQNNKQYRNGYHKERSLTSGMGTFPVRLRRLREPFESQIVGRYQRHTREIGEVLPQLYLHGLATGDFQDALHVLLGENAPLSGSTIVRLKRQWEDEYRQWKERRLQAEYLYVWADGVYPKAGPRAESLAVLVVVGLNRKGEKELLAIEEGFRESYQSWRDVLRDIRKRGVRWVGLMIADGLEGLRKAMRDVFPLSRQQRCFLHKMRNVLDKVPAKLHDEVLQALQEMYNAKSREQALTLKRAFIARYEKPYPEAVRSLNEAGDQLFTYFDFPKSHWRSIKSTNVVESMFNAVKLRTDAARRIPSRKSALFLVFKLLTTQEQRLHKIHGYKLVPETIDTIKHAQRTLLRKAA